A genome region from Chelonia mydas isolate rCheMyd1 chromosome 12, rCheMyd1.pri.v2, whole genome shotgun sequence includes the following:
- the PDP2 gene encoding pyruvate dehydrogenase [acetyl-transferring]-phosphatase 2, mitochondrial yields MMSSTVSSRILSSARNSIIVLQGKGCLYSRYIPNRNKSKWKCGFAKGPLSPFVLSWSIDNVFTLKKAFRHTSTEEDDFSLQLTPSQINDILRAGEFSHKIHEFDGKNTNSVLKFESNQLAANTPNEDRRSAATCLQTKGMMFGVFDGHAGYACAQSVSQRLFYYIAVSLMSQQTLEEIEFAMERMKPVLPILQWYKYPNDMYQEVASLYLDHLRVFWQELLNLDIELGFSVEEALIYAFKRLDSDLSLEAQAPLENEMMKNTALQVAFSGATACVAHIDSVHLHVANAGDCRAVLGVQEEDGTWTALSLTQDHNAFNEAEIRRLKGEHPKSEAETVIINNRLLGILMPSRAFGDVRFKWSKELQHNILENGCDVEALNVYQYAPPNYYTPPYLIAEPEVTYHKLRCQDKFLVIASDGLWDMLNNEDVIKLVAEHVAQANVQKPRMTFQKPASLGYMQSLLRHRKARGVSSYDQNIATHLIRHAIGDNEYGEIDQEKLAAMLTLPEDLARMYRDDITVTVVYLNSDTIDSYYKENE; encoded by the coding sequence ATGATGTCCAGTACTGTATCCTCCAGGATTTTAAGTTCTGCAAGAAACAGTATCATTGTTTTGCAAGGAAAAGGATGTTTGTACTCAAGATACATCCCAAACAGAAACAAGAGTAAATGGAAGTGTGGATTTGCCAAAGGGCCTCTTTCCCCTTTTGTGCTGAGCTGGAGCATCGACAATGTCTTCACCTTAAAAAAAGCATTCAGACATACTTCAACTGAAGAAGACGACTTCAGTCTTCAGTTGACACCATCACAAATAAATGATATACTAAGAGCAGGTGAATTCTCTCATAAAATTCATGAATTTGATGGTAAAAACACAAATTCTGTGCTGAAATTTGAGAGTAACCAGCTGGCTGCCAACACACCTAATGAAGATCGTAGAAGTGCAGCCACATGCTTGCAGACCAAAGGGATGATGTTTGGGGTCTTTGATGGTCATGCAGGTTATGCATGTGCTCAGTCGGTAAGTCAGAGACTATTCTATTATATAGCTGTCTCTCTCATGTCTCAACAAACGCTGGAAGAGATTGAGTTTGCCATGGAACGCATGAAACCAGTTCTGCCAATTCTGCAGTGGTACAAGTATCCAAATGACATGTACCAAGAAGTAGCCTCACTGTATTTGGATCACCTCAGAGTTTTTTGGCAGGAACTATTGAACCTAGACATAGAACTGGGGTTCAGTGTAGAAGAAGCCTTGATATATGCATTCAAAAGGTTAGATTCAGATCTATCACTGGAAGCTCAGGCTCCCCTAGAAAATGAAATGATGAAAAACACTGCTCTTCAAGTGGCTTTCTCTGGTGCGACAGCCTGTGTGGCTCACATTGACAGTGTTCACTTACACGTTGCAAATGCTGGGGATTGCAGGGCAGTCCTAGGGGTTCAAGAAGAAGATGGAACGTGGACTGCACTCTCTCTTACTCAAGATCACAATGCTTTCAATGAAGCAGAAATCAGAAGGTTAAAGGGAGAACATCCTAAATCTGAGGCGGAAACTGTAATAATAAACAACAGGCTGCTAGGGATTCTGATGCCCTCTAGAGCTTTCGGAGATGTCAGATTCAAATGGAGTAAAGAACTGCAACACAATATTCTGGAGAATGGTTGTGATGTTGAGGCTTTAAATGTTTATCAGTATGCTCCTCCCAATTACTATACGCCTCCCTATTTAATTGCTGAGCCTGAAGTCACCTACCATAAACTAAGGTGTCAAGATAAATTTCTAGTTATTGCTTCAGATGGACTGTGGGACATGCTGAACAATGAGGATGTCATAAAACTTGTTGCAGAACACGTAGCACAAGCTAATGTGCAGAAACCAAGGATGACTTTTCAGAAACCAGCCAGCTTGGGTTACATGCAAAGTCTGTTGCGTCATAGAAAAGCCAGGGGTGTTAGCTCATATGACCAGAATATAGCCACTCACCTAATAAGGCATGCAATTGGAGATAATGAATATGGAGAGATAGACCAAGAGAAACTTGCTGCAATGTTGACTTTACCTGAAGATCTAGCAAGGATGTATAGAGATGACATCACTGTTACTGTGGTGTATTTAAATTCAGATACAATTGACAGCTACTACAAAGAAAATGAATAG